A single genomic interval of Helianthus annuus cultivar XRQ/B chromosome 13, HanXRQr2.0-SUNRISE, whole genome shotgun sequence harbors:
- the LOC110900775 gene encoding probable copper-transporting ATPase HMA5: protein MEFVVEIQWLASSYGDSRLHSSLSGEAIICEACREKISGEAYREKLSGEAYRQKAIRRSLSEEAIRRSLSEEAIRRSLSEETIRRSLSGKAIRRSLSEEAIKRSLSEKAIKRSLSEEAINYESFLSCMKLLCLFWGLFASKLLSSLTSFGVLKVNSEHPLAKAIVEYAKKFRGDEENPVWAEAQNFESITGHGVRAIVQNKEIIVGNKSLILKKNINISIDAEEILTEIEELAQTGILVCIDGQLTGVLAISDPLKPGAREVISILGSMKVKSIVVTGDNWGTANSIAKEVGIDDVIAEAKPEDKAEKVKELQALGHVVAMVGDGINDSPALVAADVGMAIGAGTDIAIEAADIVLMKSNLEDVITAIDLSRKTFTRIRLNYIWALGYNLLGIPIAAGVLFPFTGFRLPPWIAGAAMAASSVSVVCCSLLLKYYKRPRMLETLEMQGITTV, encoded by the exons ATGGAGTTCGTGGTCGAGATCCAGTGGTTAGCTAGTAGCTATGGTGATTCTAGGTTGCATAGCTC CTTATCAGGAGAAGCTATCATATGCGAAGCCTGTCGGGAGAAGATATCAGGAGAAGCTTATCGGGAGAAGCTATCAGGAGAAGCTTATCGGCAGAAAGCTATCAGGAGAAGCTTATCGGAAGAAGCTATCAGGAGAAGCTTATCGGAAGAAGCTATCAGGAGAAGCTTATCGGAAGAAACTATCAGGAGAAGCTTATCGGGAAAAGCTATCAGGAGAAGCTTATCGGAAGAAGCTATCAAGAGAAGCTTATCGGAAAAAGCTATCAAGAGAAGCTTATCGGAAGAAGCTATCAACTATGAATCCTTTTTGTCTTGTATGAAGCTTCTATGCTTGTTTTGGGGCTTATTTGCTTCTAAGCTTTTAAGCTCTTTGACTTCCTTTGGTGTTTTAAAG GTGAACAGTGAACACCCGTTAGCCAAGGCTATTGTAGAATACGCGAAGAAATTTAGAGGAGACGAAGAGAACCCGGTATGGGCAGAAGCGCAAAACTTCGAATCGATAACGGGTCATGGTGTACGGGCCATTGTTCAGAACAAAGAAATAATAGTGGGAAACAAGAGTTTGATATTGAAGAAAAATATTAATATCTccattgatgctgaagaaatctTGACGGAAATTGAAGAATTGGCGCAGACCGGAATTCTTGTATGTATAGACGGTCAACTCActggagttcttgccatttctgACCCGTTAAAGCCCGGTGCTCGTGAAGTCATCTCCATACTTGGGTCAATGAAAGTCAAAAGTATAGTGGTTACTGGAGACAACTGGGGAACTGCGAATTCCATTGCTAAGGAGGTCGGGATAGATGATGTCATCGCTGAAGCGAAACCGGAGGACAAAGCAGAGAAAGTGAAGGAGTTACAGGCTTTGGGACACGTGGTGGCGATGGTAGGAGACGGGATCAATGACTCGCCAGCACTGGTGGCTGCGGATGTCGGGATGGCTATAGGTGCTGGCACAGACATAGCGATAGAAGCGGCCGACATTGTGTTAATGAAAAGCAATCTAGAAGATGTGATCACAGCCATTGATCTCTCCAGAAAAACATTCACTCGGATCCGGTTAAACTACATCTGGGCTTTGGGGTACAACCTTCTCGGGATTCCAATTGCCGCTGGTGTTCTTTTTCCGTTCACTGGATTCCGCCTGCCACCTTGGATTGCTGGAGCCGCCATGGCGGCCTCGTCGGTGAGTGTGGTGTGTTGCTCTTTGTTGTTGAAGTATTACAAAAGGCCCAGGATGCTGGAGACATTGGAGATGCAAGGAATAACAACTGTTTGA